The following are encoded in a window of Symbiobacterium terraclitae genomic DNA:
- a CDS encoding isoprenyl transferase gives MVRREREASPGVGPGPEPKAEGPRHVAIIMDGNGRWAVQRGLPRTAGHRAGVEALRGVVKAAPELGIKVLTCYAFSTENWKRPKDEVDTLMSLLLEYCRLEATTLHKNGVRINAIGRIHELPPAQQREIERAVNLTRGNDRLILNLAVNYGGQAELVDAFRSLAAEVQAGRLDPDRIDAAAVASHLYTAGLPDPDLVIRTAGEMRLSNFLLWQAAYAEIWVTDVYWPDFTREHLEQALREFARRERRFGAV, from the coding sequence ATGGTTCGGCGGGAGCGGGAGGCCTCCCCCGGTGTGGGGCCGGGGCCGGAGCCGAAGGCGGAGGGGCCCCGCCACGTTGCCATCATCATGGACGGCAACGGACGGTGGGCGGTGCAGCGCGGCCTTCCCCGCACCGCCGGACACCGCGCCGGGGTCGAGGCCCTGCGCGGCGTGGTGAAGGCAGCCCCCGAACTGGGCATCAAGGTCCTTACCTGCTACGCGTTCTCCACGGAAAACTGGAAGCGGCCCAAGGACGAGGTCGATACCCTCATGAGCCTGCTGCTGGAGTACTGCAGGCTGGAGGCCACGACCCTGCACAAGAACGGCGTGCGCATCAACGCGATCGGCCGTATCCACGAGCTGCCTCCGGCGCAGCAGCGGGAGATCGAGCGGGCGGTGAACCTGACGCGGGGCAACGACCGGCTCATCCTGAACCTGGCCGTGAACTACGGCGGCCAGGCGGAGCTGGTGGATGCCTTCCGCAGCCTTGCTGCCGAGGTTCAGGCCGGCCGGCTGGACCCCGACCGCATCGACGCGGCCGCGGTGGCCAGCCACCTGTACACGGCCGGGCTTCCGGACCCCGACCTGGTGATCCGGACGGCCGGTGAGATGCGCCTATCGAACTTCCTGCTGTGGCAGGCGGCGTATGCCGAGATCTGGGTGACGGACGTGTACTGGCCCGACTTCACGCGGGAGCACCTGGAACAGGCTCTGCGGGAGTTCGCCCGCCGCGAGCGCCGCTTCGGCGCCGTCTGA
- the frr gene encoding ribosome recycling factor: protein MTKEIIKDAEERMKKAVDVFRQDLAGMRAGRATPALLDKVRVDAYGSPVPVNNVATIEVPDPRTLVIKPWDRSLIKAIEKAINTSDLGLNPNNDGTVIRLSIPPMTEERRKEMVKVVHKRTEEQRVAIRNIRRDANDQIKKMEKDKTISEDESKRAQDEVQKLTDKYIKESEQIMAAKEKEIMEV, encoded by the coding sequence GTGACCAAGGAGATCATCAAGGATGCAGAGGAGCGCATGAAGAAAGCGGTTGATGTCTTCCGCCAGGACCTGGCCGGCATGCGGGCCGGGCGGGCCACGCCGGCATTGCTGGACAAGGTCCGCGTTGACGCATACGGCTCCCCGGTTCCGGTGAACAACGTCGCCACGATCGAGGTGCCCGACCCCCGCACGCTGGTGATCAAGCCCTGGGACCGCTCCCTGATCAAGGCGATCGAGAAGGCGATCAACACCTCGGATCTGGGGCTCAACCCCAATAACGACGGCACGGTGATCCGCCTCTCCATCCCGCCGATGACCGAGGAGCGGCGCAAGGAGATGGTCAAGGTCGTCCACAAGCGCACCGAGGAGCAGCGGGTGGCCATCCGCAACATCCGGCGCGACGCGAACGACCAGATCAAGAAGATGGAGAAGGACAAGACGATCTCCGAGGATGAGTCCAAGCGCGCACAGGACGAGGTGCAGAAGCTGACGGACAAGTACATCAAGGAGAGCGAGCAGATCATGGCCGCCAAAGAGAAGGAGATCATGGAGGTCTGA
- the pyrH gene encoding UMP kinase translates to MQTPKYRRVVLKLSGEALAGQNGFGLDPQVLTTIARQIKAVHAMGVQIAIVVGAGNFWRGRLGQQMGMDRASADYMGMLATVMNALALQDAIEKQDVDTRVMSAVEMRQVAEPFIRRRAIRHLEKGRVVIFAAGTGNPYFTTDTTAALRAAEIEAEAILMGKQGVEGVYDSDPRVNRHAVKYGEVTYQEVLAKNLQVMDATATALCMDNQIPIVVFDMMGPDYVVKVVLGEDVGQTYVRGV, encoded by the coding sequence ATGCAGACACCGAAGTACCGCAGGGTCGTGCTGAAGCTCAGCGGTGAGGCGCTGGCCGGGCAGAACGGTTTCGGCCTGGATCCGCAGGTGCTCACCACCATCGCCCGCCAGATCAAGGCGGTCCACGCCATGGGGGTGCAGATCGCCATCGTCGTGGGCGCCGGCAACTTCTGGCGCGGCCGCCTGGGCCAGCAGATGGGCATGGACCGCGCCTCGGCAGACTACATGGGGATGCTGGCCACGGTGATGAACGCCCTGGCGCTGCAGGACGCCATCGAGAAGCAGGACGTGGACACCCGGGTGATGTCTGCCGTGGAGATGCGCCAGGTGGCCGAACCCTTCATCCGCCGCCGCGCCATCCGGCACCTGGAGAAGGGGCGGGTGGTCATCTTCGCCGCCGGCACGGGCAACCCGTACTTCACCACCGACACCACCGCCGCACTCCGGGCCGCCGAGATCGAGGCCGAGGCCATTCTCATGGGCAAGCAGGGCGTCGAGGGCGTGTACGACTCCGACCCGCGGGTCAACAGGCATGCGGTGAAGTACGGCGAAGTAACGTATCAGGAGGTCCTGGCCAAGAACCTCCAGGTGATGGACGCCACGGCCACCGCGCTGTGCATGGACAACCAGATCCCGATCGTCGTCTTTGACATGATGGGGCCCGACTACGTCGTCAAGGTCGTCCTCGGCGAGGACGTGGGTCAAACCTATGTCAGGGGGGTATAA